CGGAGATGCGTGCATAAATTGCGCGGCGGCGCATAATTGCGTACCGTGTGTCCTATGGCAGTCAAAATAGCAGTGGCAGGCGCCACCGGGTACGCCGGAGGGGAGATCCTCCGGCTTCTCCTTGGCCACCCGCGCTACGCGGCGGGCGAGATCGAGATCGGGGAGCTGACCGGCAACAGCAACGCGGGCCAGACCGTGGCGGCGCTCATGCCCCACGTCCCCGCGCTGGGGGACCGGGTGATCAGGGAGACCAGTCCGGACGTCCTGGCGGGCCACGACGTGGTTTTCCTTGGCCTGCCGCACGGGTACTCGGCTGAGATCGCCCGGGCGCTGCCCGATTCGACGCTTGTTATCGACTGCGCCGCCGACTTCCGGCTGCGCGAGGCCGAGGACTGGCGGCGCTACTACGGCGAGGACCACGCGGGCTCCTGGCCCTACGGCATTCCGGAGATGCCGGGGCACCGTGAGCAGATCGCGGCCTCCCGGCGCGTGGCCATCCCCGGCTGCTTCCCGTCGGGGGCGACCCTCGCCGCGCTGCCAGCTGTGCACGCGGGCCTGGTCACGCCCGATCTGAGCGTGGTCTCCATTACTGGGGTCTCCGGGGCAGGCAAGAAGGCGAACGTAGCCCTTTTGGGCGCGGAGACCATCGGCTCGCTCAAGGCCTACAACACGGCGGGCCGGCACCGCCACAACCCGGAAATCGCCCAGAACCTGCGCGAGGCCACCGATGAGCCGGTAAGCGTGAGCTTTACCCCGGTGCTCGCGCCGCTGTCGCGCGGGATCTTGACCACGGTCACCGCGCCCCTGAAGCCGGGGGTGACCACCGAGCAGGCCCACGAGGCGTACGCCTCGTTCTACGCTGATGAGCCTTTCGTGTGGGTCATGCCCGGCGGCCTCCAGCCGCAGACCCAGAACGTCGTGGGCACGAACATGTGCCACATCCAGGTGGAGGCGGACGAGGTGGCGGGCAAGCTGCTCGCCACCTCCGCCATCGACAACCTGACCAAGGGCACAGCCGGAGCCGCCGTGCAGTGCATGAATATCGCCCTCGGGTGGGAGGAGACCGCCGGTCTGCCCACCGCGGGCGTCGCGCCCTAAGGATCATTCGAGTGAAGGAGTTCCCCATGACGGGAGTAACCACGCCGCGGGGTTTCCGTGCCGCGGCGACGACGGCGGGGATCAAGCCTTCGGGCAACCCCGATATGGCCCTCGTGCTCAATGACGGCCCCGAGAGCGTGGCCGCGGCCGTGTTCACCCGCAACCGCGTTGTCGCATCCCCGGTCAAGGTCTCGCGCCGCGCCGTCGCGGACGGCGCACTGAGAGCGGTGGTGTACAACTCCGGAAACGCCAATGCGCTCAACGGAAAGCAGGGGGACTCCGACGCCGCCGAAACCCAGCGGTGTGTTGCCGAGTCGCTGGATATCGAGCCCGGCGAGGTCGCGGTGTGCTCCACGGGGCTGATCGGTGACGTACTGCCGATGGAGAAGGTGCGCTCGGCCATCCCCGCGCTCGCGGCCGGGCTCGATACCGCGGGCGGCGCGGAAGCGGCCCGGGCAATCATGACCACCGACACCGTTGCCAAGCAGGCCCACGCCGAGTACGACGGCTGGTGTGTCGGGGCCATGGGCAAGGGGGTGGGCATGATGGCGCCTTCTTTGGCGACGATGCTGGTGTGCGTGACCACGGACGCGTCGGTAAGCGCGGAAGCCCTTGATCTAGCACTGCGGCGCGCGACGGCGGCCACCTTCGAGGTTCTCGACATTGACGGCACGACGTCGACGAACGACACGGTCATCGCCATGGCTAGCGGGGCCAGCGGTATCACGCCCCCGCAGGCGCAGCTCGACGCCGCGCTGCTGCAGGTCTGCGAGGCGCTGGCGGCGCAGATGCAGGCGGATGCCGAGGGGGTGACCAAGCGGGTGAGCATCACCGTGTCAGGCACGGGCACCGACGAGGAGGCCCGCGAGGCAGCGCGGACCATCGGGCGCGACAACCTGTTCAAGTGCGCGATGTTCGGCTCCGACCCGAACTGGGGCCGCGTTCTGGCCGCCGTCGGCATGGCGCCGGCGGCGATGGACCCGGACAACATCTCGGTCAGCTTTAACGGCAGGCCGGTGTGCGTGGCGTCGACGGGCGCTCCCGGGGCGCGCGAGGTGGACCTCAGCGGCGCCGACATCGACGTCGTGGTCGACCTGGGCACCGGGGGAGCGGGGCGGGCGACCGTGCGCACCACGGACCTGTCGCACGCCTACGTCGAGATCAACTCGGCCTACAGCACATAGGAGGTAGCTGATGAACGAGCAACTGGTGACGCTGAACAACGAAACGCGTGCGAACGTTCTCGCGGAGGCCCTGCCGTGGCTGCAGCATTTTCGGGACAAGATCGTGGTGGTTAAGTACGGCGGCAACGCCATGATTGACGAGGAGCTCAAAGCCGCTTTCGCCGCCGACATGGTCTTTTTGCGCACGGTGGGCGCCAAGCCCGTCGTCGTGCACGGCGGCGGGCCGCAGATCTCGGCGATGCTGACCCGGCTCGGCCTTGACCAGGGCGAGTTCGTCGAGGGCTACCGCGTGACCACGCCGGAGATCCTCGACGTGGTGCGGATGGTGCTTTTCGGCCAGGTCGGCCGAGACCTGCTGGGCAGGATCAACTCCCACGGGCCGTACGCGGTGGGCACCTCCGGGGAGGATGCTGGCCTGTTCCGCGCGGCGCGGCGGCTCGTCCGCGTCGACGGTGAGGACCTCGACATCGGCCTGGTGGGCACGATCGTGGACGTCAACCCCTCCGCCGTCATGGACATCATCGAGGCGGGGCGCATCCCCGTCGTTTCCGGTATCGCCCCCGGCGAGGACGGCAATGTCTACAACATCAACGCAGACGAGGCGGCCGGAGCTCTCGCTGCGGCGATCGGGGCGGAGCGCCTCGTCGTTCTCACCAACGTGGAGGGGCTGTACACCGACTGGCCCAACAAGGATTCTCTCCTTTCGCGCATCGAGGTCGGGGACCTGGCGGCGATGATGCCCACGCTCGATTCCGGGATGATCCCGAAGATGCAGGCGTGCCTCACCGCAGTGCAGGGAGGGGTCCGGGCGGCCCACGTCATCGATGGGCGGCTCGCCCACGCCGTCCTGCTCGAGCTGTTGACCATGGGTGGTATCGGCACGATGGTGCTTCCCGACGCCTTCGATGCCGCCAATTACCCTGAGGGAACCGTTTTCCGGAAGGATGATCGCGCATGAACGCATCCGCTGTGAAGCAGTGGGATGAGGTGCTGATGAACACCTACGGCACCCCGCCCATCGAACTGGTCTCCGGGCGCGGGGCGTGGGTCGAGGACGCGGCGGGCGCACAGTACATCGACCTACTCGCCGGCATTGCAGTCAACGCGCTTGGCCACGGCCACCCGGCGATCGTCGAGGCAGTCGGAGAGCAGGTCGCCCGGCTCGGCCATGTGTCCAACCTCTTCGCCTCCGGGCCGGTTGTGCGCTTGGCGGGCCGGTTGAAGCAGAGGTGCGGCGACGACTCCGCGCGCGTCTTTTTCTGCAACTCCGGCGCCGAGGCCAACGAGGCCGCGTTCAAACTGGCCCGCCTCAGCGGCCGACGCCGTGTGCTGGCCGCGCACCACGGCTTCCACGGGCGCACGATGGGCTCCCTCGCGCTGACCGGCCAGCCCTCCAAACGGGCGGTGTTCGAGCCCCTCGCCCCGAACGTGGAGTTCTACCCCTACGGCGACGCCGACTACCTGCGCGCGCTCGTGGAGATGGACCCGACCTCGGTCGCCGCCATTTTCCTGGAGGCGGTGCAGGGCGAAACGGGCGTTGTCCCCGCGCCCGAGGGCTTCCTTCGCCAGGTGCGCTCGCTGTGCGACGAGCACGGCATCCTCATGGTCGTCGATGAGGTGCAAACCGGCGTGGGGCGCACGGGCCGCTTCTTCGCCTACGAGCACGAGGGTGTCGCCCCCGACGTGATCACGATGGCCAAGGGACTTGGCGGGGGGCTGCCCATCGGAGCGGTCATTGCCCGCGGCGGCGCCGCCGAGCTGTTCGGCCCCGGCGCGCACGGCACGACTTTCGGCGGCAACCCCGTGGTGTGCGCAGCGGCGAATGCCATGCTCGACGTCGTCGACGATGCCTTTATCGGCGAGGTGGCGCGAAAGGGCGAGGAGTTCGCCCGCCAGCTGCGCGCACTTGACGGCGTGGAGCAGGTGCGGGGGCGCGGGCTCATGCTTGGCGTCGTGTTGGGAAAGCCCGTGGCCAAGAAGGCCGTGGCCGCCGGGCTCGAGCACGGCGTGATCCTCAACGCGCCGAGCGATACTGTGCTGCGCATTACCCCGCCGCTGGTGATCACGGACGAGGACATCACGGAAGCAACCCGCCGCGTCGCGCAATCGCTGAACCAGGCCGCGGCCCAGAACTAAGGAGGAGGAAAACACATGACACGTACGACCCGGCATTTCCTTGCCGACGACGACCTAACCCCCGCCGAACAGGCGGAGGTGCTCGAGCTCGCCGCCGAGCTCAAGCGCGAACCCTTGTCGCGCCGGCCGCTGGAGGGGCCGCTTTCGGTCGCCGTGCTGTTTGATAAGACATCGACACGCACTCGCTTTTCTTTCGACGCGGGCATCGCCCACTTAGGCGGGCACGCCATCGTCACCGAGACGGGCAACTCGCAGATGGGCAAGGGGGAGACGTACCAGGACACCGGCGCTGTGCTGTCGCGCTACGTCGAGGCGATCGTCTGGCGCACCTACGCCCACCAGAACCTCGAGGATATGGCGCAAACCGCGACCGTCCCCCTGGTCAACGCCCTGTCGGACGACCTGCACCCCTGCCAGATCCTCGCGGACCTGCAGACCGTGGTGGAAAACCTCTGCCCCGAAAAGGGCCCCGCGGGGCTGCGGGGGAAGAAGGCCGTCTACCTCGGCGACGGAGACAACAACATGGCCAACTCCTACATGATCGGCTTCGCCACCGCGGGCATGGATATCGCCATCGTCAGCCCCGAGGGCTTCCTGCCGAAGAAGCAGTTCGTCGACCGGGCAGAGGCCCGCGCCGCGGAAACCGGGGCGACGGTCACCGTGACCTCCGACCTGGCCGCAGTGGACGGCGCCGACGTGGTGATCACCGACACGTGGGTGTCCATGGGCATGGAGGGCGACGGCAAGGACCGCCGCACCCCCTTCCTGCCGTACCAGGTCAACCAGGCAATGATGGAACGCGCGGCTGAAGGGGCGATCTTCCTGCACTGCCTGCCCGCCTACCGCGGCAGCGAAGTCACCGCCGACGTCATCGACGGCCCGGCCTCCCGCGTCTTCGACGAGGCGGAAAACCGCCTCCACGCCCAGAAGGCACTTCTGGTGTGGCTCCTGGAGCACCAGGAATGACCCAGCCGATATCGCGCACGGCACGGCAGGCGCGGATCCTCGAGATCCTGGAAACGACACGGGTGTCCAGCCAGGTGCAGCTGTCGGGGATTCTCCAGGCGGAGGGGATCGACATCACTCAGGCCACCCTGTCGCGCGACCTCGACGAGCTCGGCGCGAAGAAGGTTCGGCCAGCCGATGGCGGCGGCGCCTTCTACAGCGTCCACGCCGAGGCCGGTCCGGCCCAGTCCGGCCCGCGCGAGAAGCTGCGGCGCATGCTCGACGAGCTTGTGGTCACCGCCGACCATTCTGGCTCGATCGCGGTGCTGCGCACCCCGCCGGGGGCGGCGCAGTACTTGGCCAGCTACATCGACCGCGTTGGCCTGCGCCAAGTGGTCGGGTGCATCGCGGGCGACGACACGATTTTTGTCCTCGCCCGCGACCCGCTCACCGGCGCGGACCTGGCGCAGCTGCTGATGGCCGGAACGCTATCCTCAACATAGAACTTTTTATCCCACTGAAAAGGAGATTTTCATGACCAACCGCGTAGTCCTCGCGTACTCCGGCGGACTCGACACCTCCGTGGCCATCCCGTACCTCGGCGAGATGCTGGAGGGCGACGTAGTTGCCGTCGCCCTCGACCTCGGCCAGGGCGGGGAAGACATGGAGTCCGTGCGCCAGCGCGCCCTCGACTGCGGAGCCGCGGAGTCCATCGTCATCGACGCGAAGGACGAGTTCGCGGAAGAATACTGCGTGCCCGCGATCAAGGCCAACGCCTTGTACCAGGGGGAGTACCCTCTGGTCTCGGCTATTTCCCGCCCGCTCATCGTCAAGCACCTGGTCAAGGCGGCGCAGGAGCACGGCGGCACCCACGTCGCCCACGGCTGCACGGGCAAGGGCAACGACCAGGTCCGCTTCGAGGTCGGCTTCCTCAACCAGGACCCGGACTTGGAGATCGTGGCGCCGGCGCGCGACTACGCGTGGACGCGCGACAAGGCCATCGCCTACGCGGAGGGCAAGGACCTGCCCATCGAGCAGTCCGCCGCGTCCCCCTTCTCCATCGACCAGAACGTGTGGGGCCGCGCGGTGGAGACCGGCTTCCTTGAGGAGCTGTGGAACCCGCCGACAAAGGACCTTTACTCCTACACCGAGGACCCCGCCCTCGGCAACGCCGCCGACGAGGTCATCATTTCCTTCGAGGCGGGCGTCCCCGTCGCCATCGACGGCCGCCAGGTCAGCGTGCTCGAGGCCATCGAGGAGCTCAACCGCCGCGCCGGCGCCCAGGGCATTGGCCGCCTTGACATGGTGGAGGACCGCCTCGTGGGCATCAAGTCCCGCGAGGTCTACGAGGCCCCCGGGGCTCTGACTCTCATCACCGCGCACAAGGCCCTCGAGGACGTCACCGTCGAGCGTGAGCTCGCCCGCTACAAGCGCCTCATTGAGGCGCGCTGGTCCGAGGAGGTCTACGACGGCCTCTGGTTCGGTCCCCTGAAGCGTTCCCTCGACGCCTTCATCGACTCCACTCAGGAGCACGTCACCGGCGATATCCGCCTGGTGCTGCACGGTGGCCGCGCGACGGTCAACGGCCGACGTTCGAACCACTCGCTCTACGACTTTAACCTGGCCACCTACGACACCGGCGACACCTTCGACCAGACGCTGGCCAAGGGGTTCGTGCGCCTGCACGGCCTGTCGTCCCAGATTGCCAACAAGCGCGATCGGGAGGCGGGCAAGTAGATGGAGCGCCACGCCACCAACGAGGGCGCGCTGTGGGGCGGCCGTTTCTCCGGCGGCCCCTCCGAGGCGATGTTCGCCCTGTCCGTGTCCACGCACTTCGACTGGGTCCTGGCGCCCTACGACGTGCTTGCTTCCAAGGCGCACGCCAAGGTGCTCAATAGGGCGGGCTTGCTTTCCGACGCTGACCTGGCGACCATGCTCGACGGACTCGACCAGCTGGGCCGGGATGTGGCCGACGGCTCCTTCGCCCCGGCGCCGACCGACGAAGACGTCCACGGCGCGATGGAGCGCGGCCTCATCGACCGCGTCGGCCCGGAGGTCGGCGGGCGCCTGAGGGCCGGGCGCTCCCGCAACGACCAGGTCGCCGCGATGTTCCGCATGTGGTGCCGCGACGCCCTGCGCGGAATCGCCCTCGACGTCGCCGACCTCATCGACGCGCTCGTCGAGCAGGCGCAGGCTCACCCGGACGCGATCATGCCGGGCAAGACCCACTTCCAGGCGGCACAGCCGATCCTTCTGGCGCACTCGCTGCTTGCCCACGCGCAGCCGCTGCTGCGCGACCTGGAGCGGATCCAGGACGCCGACAAGCGGCTGGCGGTCTCGCCCTACGGCTCCGGCGCGCTGGCGGGATCCTCGCTCCAGCTGGACCCGGAGGCGATTGCCGCTGAGCTCGGCTTCAACTCCGCCGCGGACAATTCGCTCGACGGCACGGCCTCCCGCGACTTCGCCGCCGAGACGGCCTACGTGCTCGCGCAGATCGCCGTTGACCTATCGCGCTTCGCCGAGGAGATCATCGCCTGGTCCACCCCGGAGTTCGGCTACGTCATGCTCGATGACGCCTGGTCTACCGGGTCCTCCATCATGCCGCAGAAGAAAAACCCGGACGTTCCGGAGCTGGCGCGCGGCAAGACCGGCCGCTTGATCGGTAACCTCACCGGGCTGATGGCCACCCTCAAGGCGATGCCCCTGGCCTACAACCGGGACCTGCAGGAGGACAAGGAGCCGGTGATCGACTCGGTGACGCAGCTGCGCACCCTCCTGCCCGCGATGACAGGCCTGGTGTCGACGCTGGTCTTCCACGAGGAGCGGATGCGCCAGCTTGCTCCCGCCGGGTACACGCTAGCGACGGACCTAGCCGAGTGGATGGTGCGCCAGGGCGTGCCCTTCCGCGAGGCGCACGAGGCCTCCGGCGCGTGCGTGCGGCTCGCCGAGTCGCGGGGCGTGGATCTCGTTGATTTAACGGACGAGGAGTTAGCGGGCGTCGATAAGCGCCTGCTCCCCGAAGTGCGGGAAGTGCTGACCGTCGAAGGGGCGGTCGCCTCGCGCGCGACGCGGGGCGGTACCGCGAAGGTGCGCGTCGAGGAGCAGCGCGAGCGCGTCCGGGAAGCGGCGAGCCAGTTTCGCGAATGGGCGGGGAAACCTGTGCGTTCCTAAGTAATATGGGCGCATGACTGTTCCCATCAGTTCAGGTTCGCATAACAATATTGCGACGCCGGGTACGAAGCCAAACTCCAAGCGCCGAGGGCGGGGAGTGTCCATCGTGCTCGGCGTCGTCCTCGTTGGAGTGGTCATTGCGGCCGTGGTGCTCGGCCGGGGTGGGGAAACGAATGACGGCCGAGAGAACGGGGGGAGCGCGCGGGCGGGCCTCACCTCGGTGCACGGGGTCATCGGCTCCGAAAAGCGCGGCTTCTTCGAGGACCCGGAGGTGGTCGAGCGCTTCGCCGAGCTGGGTTACGAGGTCTCAGTTTCAACCGCGGGCTCGCGCAAGATTGCGACCGGGGTGGACGTGGCCGCCCAGGATTTCGTCTCGCCCTCTTCCGCCCCCGCCTCCCAGAAGGTCGTGGAGCAGGTGGCCGGCGCGAGCGTCGAGTACCCCTTCTTTTCCCCGATGGCCGTGGCGAGCTGGCACACCATCGCCGACATCCTCCTCCAGGAGGGGGTGGTGCGCGAGGAGGGCGGCGCGTACGTGCTCGACGTCGGGGCGTACGTGGACCTGGCCCGGTCGGGAGCGCGGTGGCGCGACTTGAGTGAGGCGTTTCCCTCGCCGCGTTCCGTGCAGATTCGCAGCACGGACATCCGCACCTCGAACTCCGCCGCGATGTATTTGTCCCTGCTGGCGTGGGAGTTCGCGGAGCGCGACAGCGCGCGGGCGGATGACGCGGGTTACCTCATCGGCGAAATCTCGCCGTTTTTCACTGGCCAGGGGTACTCGGAGTCGACGTCTTCCGGCCCCTTCGACGAGTACCTCGCGCAGGGGATGGGCGCGGCCCCGCTGGTGATGGTCTACGAGGCGCAGTTCATCGGCGAGCAACTGCGCCCGAATTCCCGGATCCGCAA
This is a stretch of genomic DNA from Corynebacterium auris. It encodes these proteins:
- a CDS encoding argininosuccinate synthase; protein product: MTNRVVLAYSGGLDTSVAIPYLGEMLEGDVVAVALDLGQGGEDMESVRQRALDCGAAESIVIDAKDEFAEEYCVPAIKANALYQGEYPLVSAISRPLIVKHLVKAAQEHGGTHVAHGCTGKGNDQVRFEVGFLNQDPDLEIVAPARDYAWTRDKAIAYAEGKDLPIEQSAASPFSIDQNVWGRAVETGFLEELWNPPTKDLYSYTEDPALGNAADEVIISFEAGVPVAIDGRQVSVLEAIEELNRRAGAQGIGRLDMVEDRLVGIKSREVYEAPGALTLITAHKALEDVTVERELARYKRLIEARWSEEVYDGLWFGPLKRSLDAFIDSTQEHVTGDIRLVLHGGRATVNGRRSNHSLYDFNLATYDTGDTFDQTLAKGFVRLHGLSSQIANKRDREAGK
- the argF gene encoding ornithine carbamoyltransferase, translating into MTRTTRHFLADDDLTPAEQAEVLELAAELKREPLSRRPLEGPLSVAVLFDKTSTRTRFSFDAGIAHLGGHAIVTETGNSQMGKGETYQDTGAVLSRYVEAIVWRTYAHQNLEDMAQTATVPLVNALSDDLHPCQILADLQTVVENLCPEKGPAGLRGKKAVYLGDGDNNMANSYMIGFATAGMDIAIVSPEGFLPKKQFVDRAEARAAETGATVTVTSDLAAVDGADVVITDTWVSMGMEGDGKDRRTPFLPYQVNQAMMERAAEGAIFLHCLPAYRGSEVTADVIDGPASRVFDEAENRLHAQKALLVWLLEHQE
- a CDS encoding arginine repressor; protein product: MTQPISRTARQARILEILETTRVSSQVQLSGILQAEGIDITQATLSRDLDELGAKKVRPADGGGAFYSVHAEAGPAQSGPREKLRRMLDELVVTADHSGSIAVLRTPPGAAQYLASYIDRVGLRQVVGCIAGDDTIFVLARDPLTGADLAQLLMAGTLSST
- the argH gene encoding argininosuccinate lyase is translated as MERHATNEGALWGGRFSGGPSEAMFALSVSTHFDWVLAPYDVLASKAHAKVLNRAGLLSDADLATMLDGLDQLGRDVADGSFAPAPTDEDVHGAMERGLIDRVGPEVGGRLRAGRSRNDQVAAMFRMWCRDALRGIALDVADLIDALVEQAQAHPDAIMPGKTHFQAAQPILLAHSLLAHAQPLLRDLERIQDADKRLAVSPYGSGALAGSSLQLDPEAIAAELGFNSAADNSLDGTASRDFAAETAYVLAQIAVDLSRFAEEIIAWSTPEFGYVMLDDAWSTGSSIMPQKKNPDVPELARGKTGRLIGNLTGLMATLKAMPLAYNRDLQEDKEPVIDSVTQLRTLLPAMTGLVSTLVFHEERMRQLAPAGYTLATDLAEWMVRQGVPFREAHEASGACVRLAESRGVDLVDLTDEELAGVDKRLLPEVREVLTVEGAVASRATRGGTAKVRVEEQRERVREAASQFREWAGKPVRS
- a CDS encoding acetylornithine transaminase: MNASAVKQWDEVLMNTYGTPPIELVSGRGAWVEDAAGAQYIDLLAGIAVNALGHGHPAIVEAVGEQVARLGHVSNLFASGPVVRLAGRLKQRCGDDSARVFFCNSGAEANEAAFKLARLSGRRRVLAAHHGFHGRTMGSLALTGQPSKRAVFEPLAPNVEFYPYGDADYLRALVEMDPTSVAAIFLEAVQGETGVVPAPEGFLRQVRSLCDEHGILMVVDEVQTGVGRTGRFFAYEHEGVAPDVITMAKGLGGGLPIGAVIARGGAAELFGPGAHGTTFGGNPVVCAAANAMLDVVDDAFIGEVARKGEEFARQLRALDGVEQVRGRGLMLGVVLGKPVAKKAVAAGLEHGVILNAPSDTVLRITPPLVITDEDITEATRRVAQSLNQAAAQN
- the argC gene encoding N-acetyl-gamma-glutamyl-phosphate reductase — protein: MAVKIAVAGATGYAGGEILRLLLGHPRYAAGEIEIGELTGNSNAGQTVAALMPHVPALGDRVIRETSPDVLAGHDVVFLGLPHGYSAEIARALPDSTLVIDCAADFRLREAEDWRRYYGEDHAGSWPYGIPEMPGHREQIAASRRVAIPGCFPSGATLAALPAVHAGLVTPDLSVVSITGVSGAGKKANVALLGAETIGSLKAYNTAGRHRHNPEIAQNLREATDEPVSVSFTPVLAPLSRGILTTVTAPLKPGVTTEQAHEAYASFYADEPFVWVMPGGLQPQTQNVVGTNMCHIQVEADEVAGKLLATSAIDNLTKGTAGAAVQCMNIALGWEETAGLPTAGVAP
- the argJ gene encoding bifunctional glutamate N-acetyltransferase/amino-acid acetyltransferase ArgJ, giving the protein MTGVTTPRGFRAAATTAGIKPSGNPDMALVLNDGPESVAAAVFTRNRVVASPVKVSRRAVADGALRAVVYNSGNANALNGKQGDSDAAETQRCVAESLDIEPGEVAVCSTGLIGDVLPMEKVRSAIPALAAGLDTAGGAEAARAIMTTDTVAKQAHAEYDGWCVGAMGKGVGMMAPSLATMLVCVTTDASVSAEALDLALRRATAATFEVLDIDGTTSTNDTVIAMASGASGITPPQAQLDAALLQVCEALAAQMQADAEGVTKRVSITVSGTGTDEEAREAARTIGRDNLFKCAMFGSDPNWGRVLAAVGMAPAAMDPDNISVSFNGRPVCVASTGAPGAREVDLSGADIDVVVDLGTGGAGRATVRTTDLSHAYVEINSAYST
- the argB gene encoding acetylglutamate kinase encodes the protein MNEQLVTLNNETRANVLAEALPWLQHFRDKIVVVKYGGNAMIDEELKAAFAADMVFLRTVGAKPVVVHGGGPQISAMLTRLGLDQGEFVEGYRVTTPEILDVVRMVLFGQVGRDLLGRINSHGPYAVGTSGEDAGLFRAARRLVRVDGEDLDIGLVGTIVDVNPSAVMDIIEAGRIPVVSGIAPGEDGNVYNINADEAAGALAAAIGAERLVVLTNVEGLYTDWPNKDSLLSRIEVGDLAAMMPTLDSGMIPKMQACLTAVQGGVRAAHVIDGRLAHAVLLELLTMGGIGTMVLPDAFDAANYPEGTVFRKDDRA